One Misgurnus anguillicaudatus chromosome 22, ASM2758022v2, whole genome shotgun sequence DNA segment encodes these proteins:
- the ewsr1b gene encoding EWS RNA-binding protein 1b isoform X3 — MASVTNYSSYNQAGAQQAYGSYTAPPAQGYGQAAQQGYAQQDYSYAQPAAAPESTYSQAAPSAAAGYAQQQYGSSYGQAAAAATTAPAAYGTPQAGAYNQPAQTYGASSYTNSTAAPAAQASYGSQPGYSTQQAYSGYSQQPAASTPQSASTQPTYNQGAYSQPGGYAQTQQPGYGQGQPPQQGPPAAYPPQGNSSYGQSQYSQQGAPPSDYSQSSHYSSYNQGGVSGGYQGSQPQRGGYGGQESGRDGYEYGGHRGRGGMGRGGMGIAGDRGGFNKPGGGMRGGMSRDLGPGGPDDSENSTIYITGLTEKATLPEMADFFKHSGTIRINRRLNQPAINIYTDKDSGKPKGDATLSYDDPTCARAAVEHFDGKEFQGSRIKVSMARRKPMMGGMRGGMPMRGGPGMDRGGMMGRGGDRGGFPPRGGPRGGMGWGGPQQGNVQKRAGDWDCPNPGCGNQNFSWRMECNQCKAPKPEGLESPPFPSGGDRGRGGMGMRGGRGMDRGGMRGGWGGDRGGFRGGRGGMDRGGFRGRGGPMDRGGRRGMGPPGKMDMRDHRQERRDKPY, encoded by the exons ATGGCGTCAGTCACGA ATTATAGCAGCTACAACCAGGCTGGTGCCCAGCAGGC GTATGGATCATACACTGCTCCTCCTGCTCAGGGTTATGGGCAAGCAGCCCAG CAGGGATATGCTCAGCAGGACTATAGCTATGCTCAACCCGCTGCAGCTCCTGAGTCCACTTACAGTCAAGCAGCGCCCTCTGCTGCTGCAGGATATGCACAACAGCAGTATGGATCCTCATATGGGCAAGCAGCAGCGGCAGCAACTACTGCACCAG CTGCATATGGAACACCACAGGCAGGAGCATATAATCAGCCTGCACAGACTTATGGGGCCAGCAGCTACACTAACTCCACTGCGGCCCCTGCCGCCCAGGCCTCCTATGGCTCCCAGCCCGGATACTCCACCCAACAAGCCTATTCTGGTTACAGCCAGCAGCCTGCTGCCTCTACTCCTCAGAG TGCAAGTACTCAGCCTACCTATAACCAGGGTGCTTACAGCCAACCTGGAGGTTACGCTCAGACTCAGCAACCTGGCTATGGACAAGGACAACCGCCCCAGCAAGGCCCACCTGCTGCCTACCCTCCCCAAGGCAACAGTTCATACGGTCAGTCACAGTACAGCCAACAAGGCGCACCTCCAAGTGATTACAGCCAGTCAAGCCATTACA GCAGTTACAATCAGGGTGGAGTAAGTGGAGGATACCAGGGGTCACAGCCTCAGCGAGGTGGATATGGTGGACAAGAGAGTGGCAGAGATGGTTATGAATATGGAGGCCATCGGGGTCGTGGGGGGATGGGCCGCGGTGGCATGGG CATCGCTGGAGACAGAGGGGGCTTCAATAAGCCTGGTG GAGGCATGAGAGGCGGAATGAGTCGTGACCTGG GACCAGGAGGGCCGGATGATTCTGAAAACAGCACCATCTACATTACAGGCCTCACCGAGAAAGCCACACTGCCAGAGATGGCTGACTTTTTCAAGCACTCTGGAACCATACGG ATAAACCGGCGTTTAAACCAACCAGCCATAAACATTTACACGGATAAAGACTCTGGCAAACCAAAGGGAGATGCCACTCTGTCCTATGATGATCCTACATGTGCCAGAGCTGCTGTTGAGCACTTTGATG GTAAGGAATTCCAGGGCAGTAGGATAAAGGTGTCTATGGCTAGACGGAAACCAATGATGGGGGGTATGAGAGGAGGAATGCCAATGAGAGGTGGCCCTGGAATGGATCGTGG AGGAATGATGGGGAGAGGTGGAGATAGAGGTGGTTTTCCCCCTCGTGGTGGTCCTCGAGGTGGAATGGGCTGGGGTGGTCCTCAACAGGGCAATGTGCAGAAGAGAGCTGGAGACTGGGATTGTCCTAACCC TGGATGTGGAAATCAAAACTTTTCCTGGAGGATGGAGTGCAACCAATGTAAAGCTCCAAAACCCGAAGGCCTTGAGTCTCCTCCTTTCCCATCTGGAGGTGATCGTGGCAGGGGTGGCATGGGAATGAGAGGTGGTAGGGGAATGGATCGCGGTGGCATGCGTGGAGGTTGGGGAGGAGATCGTGGAGGCTTCAGAGGGGGCCGGGGTGGAATGGACAGAGGTGGTTTCAGAGGCAGAGGTGGTCCCATGGATAGAGGGGGCAGGAGAGGTATGGGACCCCCAGGCAAGATGGATATGAG GGATCATCGTCAGGAGCGCAGAGACAAACCCTACTGA
- the ewsr1b gene encoding EWS RNA-binding protein 1b isoform X2 yields the protein MASVTNYSSYNQAGAQQAYGSYTAPPAQGYGQAAQGYAQQDYSYAQPAAAPESTYSQAAPSAAAGYAQQQYGSSYGQAAAAATTAPAAYGTPQAGAYNQPAQTYGASSYTNSTAAPAAQASYGSQPGYSTQQAYSGYSQQPAASTPQSYSASTQPTYNQGAYSQPGGYAQTQQPGYGQGQPPQQGPPAAYPPQGNSSYGQSQYSQQGAPPSDYSQSSHYSSYNQGGVSGGYQGSQPQRGGYGGQESGRDGYEYGGHRGRGGMGRGGMGIAGDRGGFNKPGGGMRGGMSRDLGPGGPDDSENSTIYITGLTEKATLPEMADFFKHSGTIRINRRLNQPAINIYTDKDSGKPKGDATLSYDDPTCARAAVEHFDGKEFQGSRIKVSMARRKPMMGGMRGGMPMRGGPGMDRGGMMGRGGDRGGFPPRGGPRGGMGWGGPQQGNVQKRAGDWDCPNPGCGNQNFSWRMECNQCKAPKPEGLESPPFPSGGDRGRGGMGMRGGRGMDRGGMRGGWGGDRGGFRGGRGGMDRGGFRGRGGPMDRGGRRGMGPPGKMDMRDHRQERRDKPY from the exons ATGGCGTCAGTCACGA ATTATAGCAGCTACAACCAGGCTGGTGCCCAGCAGGC GTATGGATCATACACTGCTCCTCCTGCTCAGGGTTATGGGCAAGCAGCCCAG GGATATGCTCAGCAGGACTATAGCTATGCTCAACCCGCTGCAGCTCCTGAGTCCACTTACAGTCAAGCAGCGCCCTCTGCTGCTGCAGGATATGCACAACAGCAGTATGGATCCTCATATGGGCAAGCAGCAGCGGCAGCAACTACTGCACCAG CTGCATATGGAACACCACAGGCAGGAGCATATAATCAGCCTGCACAGACTTATGGGGCCAGCAGCTACACTAACTCCACTGCGGCCCCTGCCGCCCAGGCCTCCTATGGCTCCCAGCCCGGATACTCCACCCAACAAGCCTATTCTGGTTACAGCCAGCAGCCTGCTGCCTCTACTCCTCAGAG TTATAGTGCAAGTACTCAGCCTACCTATAACCAGGGTGCTTACAGCCAACCTGGAGGTTACGCTCAGACTCAGCAACCTGGCTATGGACAAGGACAACCGCCCCAGCAAGGCCCACCTGCTGCCTACCCTCCCCAAGGCAACAGTTCATACGGTCAGTCACAGTACAGCCAACAAGGCGCACCTCCAAGTGATTACAGCCAGTCAAGCCATTACA GCAGTTACAATCAGGGTGGAGTAAGTGGAGGATACCAGGGGTCACAGCCTCAGCGAGGTGGATATGGTGGACAAGAGAGTGGCAGAGATGGTTATGAATATGGAGGCCATCGGGGTCGTGGGGGGATGGGCCGCGGTGGCATGGG CATCGCTGGAGACAGAGGGGGCTTCAATAAGCCTGGTG GAGGCATGAGAGGCGGAATGAGTCGTGACCTGG GACCAGGAGGGCCGGATGATTCTGAAAACAGCACCATCTACATTACAGGCCTCACCGAGAAAGCCACACTGCCAGAGATGGCTGACTTTTTCAAGCACTCTGGAACCATACGG ATAAACCGGCGTTTAAACCAACCAGCCATAAACATTTACACGGATAAAGACTCTGGCAAACCAAAGGGAGATGCCACTCTGTCCTATGATGATCCTACATGTGCCAGAGCTGCTGTTGAGCACTTTGATG GTAAGGAATTCCAGGGCAGTAGGATAAAGGTGTCTATGGCTAGACGGAAACCAATGATGGGGGGTATGAGAGGAGGAATGCCAATGAGAGGTGGCCCTGGAATGGATCGTGG AGGAATGATGGGGAGAGGTGGAGATAGAGGTGGTTTTCCCCCTCGTGGTGGTCCTCGAGGTGGAATGGGCTGGGGTGGTCCTCAACAGGGCAATGTGCAGAAGAGAGCTGGAGACTGGGATTGTCCTAACCC TGGATGTGGAAATCAAAACTTTTCCTGGAGGATGGAGTGCAACCAATGTAAAGCTCCAAAACCCGAAGGCCTTGAGTCTCCTCCTTTCCCATCTGGAGGTGATCGTGGCAGGGGTGGCATGGGAATGAGAGGTGGTAGGGGAATGGATCGCGGTGGCATGCGTGGAGGTTGGGGAGGAGATCGTGGAGGCTTCAGAGGGGGCCGGGGTGGAATGGACAGAGGTGGTTTCAGAGGCAGAGGTGGTCCCATGGATAGAGGGGGCAGGAGAGGTATGGGACCCCCAGGCAAGATGGATATGAG GGATCATCGTCAGGAGCGCAGAGACAAACCCTACTGA
- the ewsr1b gene encoding EWS RNA-binding protein 1b isoform X1 gives MASVTNYSSYNQAGAQQAYGSYTAPPAQGYGQAAQQGYAQQDYSYAQPAAAPESTYSQAAPSAAAGYAQQQYGSSYGQAAAAATTAPAAYGTPQAGAYNQPAQTYGASSYTNSTAAPAAQASYGSQPGYSTQQAYSGYSQQPAASTPQSYSASTQPTYNQGAYSQPGGYAQTQQPGYGQGQPPQQGPPAAYPPQGNSSYGQSQYSQQGAPPSDYSQSSHYSSYNQGGVSGGYQGSQPQRGGYGGQESGRDGYEYGGHRGRGGMGRGGMGIAGDRGGFNKPGGGMRGGMSRDLGPGGPDDSENSTIYITGLTEKATLPEMADFFKHSGTIRINRRLNQPAINIYTDKDSGKPKGDATLSYDDPTCARAAVEHFDGKEFQGSRIKVSMARRKPMMGGMRGGMPMRGGPGMDRGGMMGRGGDRGGFPPRGGPRGGMGWGGPQQGNVQKRAGDWDCPNPGCGNQNFSWRMECNQCKAPKPEGLESPPFPSGGDRGRGGMGMRGGRGMDRGGMRGGWGGDRGGFRGGRGGMDRGGFRGRGGPMDRGGRRGMGPPGKMDMRDHRQERRDKPY, from the exons ATGGCGTCAGTCACGA ATTATAGCAGCTACAACCAGGCTGGTGCCCAGCAGGC GTATGGATCATACACTGCTCCTCCTGCTCAGGGTTATGGGCAAGCAGCCCAG CAGGGATATGCTCAGCAGGACTATAGCTATGCTCAACCCGCTGCAGCTCCTGAGTCCACTTACAGTCAAGCAGCGCCCTCTGCTGCTGCAGGATATGCACAACAGCAGTATGGATCCTCATATGGGCAAGCAGCAGCGGCAGCAACTACTGCACCAG CTGCATATGGAACACCACAGGCAGGAGCATATAATCAGCCTGCACAGACTTATGGGGCCAGCAGCTACACTAACTCCACTGCGGCCCCTGCCGCCCAGGCCTCCTATGGCTCCCAGCCCGGATACTCCACCCAACAAGCCTATTCTGGTTACAGCCAGCAGCCTGCTGCCTCTACTCCTCAGAG TTATAGTGCAAGTACTCAGCCTACCTATAACCAGGGTGCTTACAGCCAACCTGGAGGTTACGCTCAGACTCAGCAACCTGGCTATGGACAAGGACAACCGCCCCAGCAAGGCCCACCTGCTGCCTACCCTCCCCAAGGCAACAGTTCATACGGTCAGTCACAGTACAGCCAACAAGGCGCACCTCCAAGTGATTACAGCCAGTCAAGCCATTACA GCAGTTACAATCAGGGTGGAGTAAGTGGAGGATACCAGGGGTCACAGCCTCAGCGAGGTGGATATGGTGGACAAGAGAGTGGCAGAGATGGTTATGAATATGGAGGCCATCGGGGTCGTGGGGGGATGGGCCGCGGTGGCATGGG CATCGCTGGAGACAGAGGGGGCTTCAATAAGCCTGGTG GAGGCATGAGAGGCGGAATGAGTCGTGACCTGG GACCAGGAGGGCCGGATGATTCTGAAAACAGCACCATCTACATTACAGGCCTCACCGAGAAAGCCACACTGCCAGAGATGGCTGACTTTTTCAAGCACTCTGGAACCATACGG ATAAACCGGCGTTTAAACCAACCAGCCATAAACATTTACACGGATAAAGACTCTGGCAAACCAAAGGGAGATGCCACTCTGTCCTATGATGATCCTACATGTGCCAGAGCTGCTGTTGAGCACTTTGATG GTAAGGAATTCCAGGGCAGTAGGATAAAGGTGTCTATGGCTAGACGGAAACCAATGATGGGGGGTATGAGAGGAGGAATGCCAATGAGAGGTGGCCCTGGAATGGATCGTGG AGGAATGATGGGGAGAGGTGGAGATAGAGGTGGTTTTCCCCCTCGTGGTGGTCCTCGAGGTGGAATGGGCTGGGGTGGTCCTCAACAGGGCAATGTGCAGAAGAGAGCTGGAGACTGGGATTGTCCTAACCC TGGATGTGGAAATCAAAACTTTTCCTGGAGGATGGAGTGCAACCAATGTAAAGCTCCAAAACCCGAAGGCCTTGAGTCTCCTCCTTTCCCATCTGGAGGTGATCGTGGCAGGGGTGGCATGGGAATGAGAGGTGGTAGGGGAATGGATCGCGGTGGCATGCGTGGAGGTTGGGGAGGAGATCGTGGAGGCTTCAGAGGGGGCCGGGGTGGAATGGACAGAGGTGGTTTCAGAGGCAGAGGTGGTCCCATGGATAGAGGGGGCAGGAGAGGTATGGGACCCCCAGGCAAGATGGATATGAG GGATCATCGTCAGGAGCGCAGAGACAAACCCTACTGA
- the ewsr1b gene encoding EWS RNA-binding protein 1b isoform X4 — MASVTNYSSYNQAGAQQAYGSYTAPPAQGYGQAAQQGYAQQDYSYAQPAAAPESTYSQAAPSAAAGYAQQQYGSSYGQAAAAATTAPAAYGTPQAGAYNQPAQTYGASSYTNSTAAPAAQASYGSQPGYSTQQAYSGYSQQPAASTPQSYSASTQPTYNQGAYSQPGGYAQTQQPGYGQGQPPQQGPPAAYPPQGNSSYGSYNQGGVSGGYQGSQPQRGGYGGQESGRDGYEYGGHRGRGGMGRGGMGIAGDRGGFNKPGGGMRGGMSRDLGPGGPDDSENSTIYITGLTEKATLPEMADFFKHSGTIRINRRLNQPAINIYTDKDSGKPKGDATLSYDDPTCARAAVEHFDGKEFQGSRIKVSMARRKPMMGGMRGGMPMRGGPGMDRGGMMGRGGDRGGFPPRGGPRGGMGWGGPQQGNVQKRAGDWDCPNPGCGNQNFSWRMECNQCKAPKPEGLESPPFPSGGDRGRGGMGMRGGRGMDRGGMRGGWGGDRGGFRGGRGGMDRGGFRGRGGPMDRGGRRGMGPPGKMDMRDHRQERRDKPY; from the exons ATGGCGTCAGTCACGA ATTATAGCAGCTACAACCAGGCTGGTGCCCAGCAGGC GTATGGATCATACACTGCTCCTCCTGCTCAGGGTTATGGGCAAGCAGCCCAG CAGGGATATGCTCAGCAGGACTATAGCTATGCTCAACCCGCTGCAGCTCCTGAGTCCACTTACAGTCAAGCAGCGCCCTCTGCTGCTGCAGGATATGCACAACAGCAGTATGGATCCTCATATGGGCAAGCAGCAGCGGCAGCAACTACTGCACCAG CTGCATATGGAACACCACAGGCAGGAGCATATAATCAGCCTGCACAGACTTATGGGGCCAGCAGCTACACTAACTCCACTGCGGCCCCTGCCGCCCAGGCCTCCTATGGCTCCCAGCCCGGATACTCCACCCAACAAGCCTATTCTGGTTACAGCCAGCAGCCTGCTGCCTCTACTCCTCAGAG TTATAGTGCAAGTACTCAGCCTACCTATAACCAGGGTGCTTACAGCCAACCTGGAGGTTACGCTCAGACTCAGCAACCTGGCTATGGACAAGGACAACCGCCCCAGCAAGGCCCACCTGCTGCCTACCCTCCCCAAGGCAACAGTTCATACG GCAGTTACAATCAGGGTGGAGTAAGTGGAGGATACCAGGGGTCACAGCCTCAGCGAGGTGGATATGGTGGACAAGAGAGTGGCAGAGATGGTTATGAATATGGAGGCCATCGGGGTCGTGGGGGGATGGGCCGCGGTGGCATGGG CATCGCTGGAGACAGAGGGGGCTTCAATAAGCCTGGTG GAGGCATGAGAGGCGGAATGAGTCGTGACCTGG GACCAGGAGGGCCGGATGATTCTGAAAACAGCACCATCTACATTACAGGCCTCACCGAGAAAGCCACACTGCCAGAGATGGCTGACTTTTTCAAGCACTCTGGAACCATACGG ATAAACCGGCGTTTAAACCAACCAGCCATAAACATTTACACGGATAAAGACTCTGGCAAACCAAAGGGAGATGCCACTCTGTCCTATGATGATCCTACATGTGCCAGAGCTGCTGTTGAGCACTTTGATG GTAAGGAATTCCAGGGCAGTAGGATAAAGGTGTCTATGGCTAGACGGAAACCAATGATGGGGGGTATGAGAGGAGGAATGCCAATGAGAGGTGGCCCTGGAATGGATCGTGG AGGAATGATGGGGAGAGGTGGAGATAGAGGTGGTTTTCCCCCTCGTGGTGGTCCTCGAGGTGGAATGGGCTGGGGTGGTCCTCAACAGGGCAATGTGCAGAAGAGAGCTGGAGACTGGGATTGTCCTAACCC TGGATGTGGAAATCAAAACTTTTCCTGGAGGATGGAGTGCAACCAATGTAAAGCTCCAAAACCCGAAGGCCTTGAGTCTCCTCCTTTCCCATCTGGAGGTGATCGTGGCAGGGGTGGCATGGGAATGAGAGGTGGTAGGGGAATGGATCGCGGTGGCATGCGTGGAGGTTGGGGAGGAGATCGTGGAGGCTTCAGAGGGGGCCGGGGTGGAATGGACAGAGGTGGTTTCAGAGGCAGAGGTGGTCCCATGGATAGAGGGGGCAGGAGAGGTATGGGACCCCCAGGCAAGATGGATATGAG GGATCATCGTCAGGAGCGCAGAGACAAACCCTACTGA